The following are from one region of the Tachysurus fulvidraco isolate hzauxx_2018 chromosome 24, HZAU_PFXX_2.0, whole genome shotgun sequence genome:
- the mtdha gene encoding metadherin a isoform X1 yields MASSWGRVVSEQTELIGSRLRQLVSTGLHLLRDELGIDLGLKPEVYPAWVFLCTALIGLLLLLVVFAACGGARRRKHRAARSKSTTDIAKAAPVKAPKPEEPKKKNKKKAAEKKNQSNGGKAPEPREQVNKSVKEIPKQAAPPSKAAPPPKAAASPKAAASPKAAASPKAATPSPKAAAAAAPPPKRAAAAPPPKLAAAAPPPKAAAAAPPPKAAAAAPPPKAAAAAPPPKAAAAPPPPQPQQQGLVDAKAEKAKKSKKKPKPEVKPTQAVSSADGKEPDEGAWETKISNREKRQQRKKEKGPNDESGSPGGGQQTENPAVKAPVNTKKNKESMSLKAVKGDASVTPVQSTWNNVSSVNSGGWTDMSVKLPPQGSVSDREKSSAGVKTSGPMTSETLAWTQESAAGSWASTDGRINPEVNRMNRPMPRLNPSAASAPVTQAAAGLGNGHTKSDEWSGFSKRFNGLGATDPSSDWNAPTELWGNYDEPKPETPAAQETTISQLQESDDDKEKGDPSGSGKSKRKKKKKKKPEDENAGSHVTSESLTPPAESGFVKPHPHVPVVEPNKQIINSQSGLKKSDQNAEPLKQVQKKKARRET; encoded by the exons ATGGCATCGAGCTGGGGACGTGTAGTGTCGGAACAAACCGAATTAATAGGGAGTCGTCTCCGTCAGCTCGTGTCTACTGGACTGCACTTACTCCGTGATGAGTTGGGGATAGATTTGGGCTTGAAGCCCGAGGTTTACCCGGCCTGGGTGTTCCTCTGTACGGCGCTGATCggcctgctgctcctgctggtGGTGTTCGCGGCCTGCGGTGGAGCTCGGCGCAGAAAGCACAGAGCTGCTAGAAGTAAAAGCACCACCGACATCGCAAAGGCCGCTCCGGTGAAGGCGCCCAAACCCGAAGAgccaaagaagaaaaacaaaaagaaagctgCAGAAAAG AAGAACCAATCAAACGGTGGTAAGGCTCCTGAACCTCGAGAACAAGTCAACAAATCAGTAAAGGAGATCCCTAAACAGGCAGCGCCACCTTCGAAAGCAGCGCCACCTCCGAAAGCAGCAGCATCTCCGAAAGCAGCAGCATCTCCGAAAGCAGCAGCATCTCCCAAAGCAGCAACACCATCTCcgaaagcagcagcagcagcagcacctcCTCCGAAacgagcagcagcagcacctcCTCCGAAACTAGCGGCAGCAGCACCTCCTCCGAAAGCAGCGGCAGCAGCACCTCCTCCGAAAGCAGCGGCAGCAGCACCTCCTCcgaaagcagcagcagcagcgccTCCTCcgaaagcagcagcagcaccaccaccacctcaaCCCCAGCAACAAGGACTTGTTGATGCTAAAGCTGAGAAA GCCaagaaaagtaagaaaaaacCAAAACCAGAGGTGAAACCAACCCAAGCTGTTTCCTCCGCAGACGGAAAGGAACCCGATGAAG GTGCTTGGGAGACTAAGATCAGCAACCGAGAGAAGCGACAGCAGCGCAAGAAGGAGAAGGGCCCTAACGATGAGTCAGGAAGCCCTGGAGGTGGCCAGCAAACAGAGAACCCTGCAGTTAAAGCTCCAGTGAACACCAAGAAGAATAAAG AATCTATGAGTTTAAAGGCTGTAAAAGGTGATGCCAGTGTGACACCAG TGCAATCCACCTGGAATAATGTGAGCTCTGTGAACAGTGGAGGATGGACTGATATGTCTGTGAAGCTTCCACCCCAGGGGAGCGTTTCAGACCGTGAGAAATCGTCAGCTGGCGTTAAGACATCTGGACCCATGACTTCAGAGACTTTGGCTTGGACTCAAGAATCTGCGG CAGGGTCATGGGCGAGCACGGATGGACGAATTAATCCTGAAGTGAACCGAATGAACCGCCCCATGCCCAGATTAAACCCATCAG CAGCTAGTGCTCCGGTGACTCAGGCTGCTGCTGGGTTGGGGAACGGTCACACTAAATCTGATGAGTGGTCTGGATTCAGTAAGAGATTCA ATGGCCTTGGAGCAACAGATCCCAGTTCAGACTGGAATGCTCCCACTGAGCTGTGGGGGAACTACGATGAACCTAAACCAGAGACTCCTGCTGCCCAAGAGACAACCATTTCCCAG tTGCAGGAATCTGATGATGACAAGGAAAAAGGAGATCCTTCTGGAAGTGGCAAGtccaagagaaagaagaagaagaagaagaagccagAAGATGAAAATGCTGGCTCACAT GTGACCAGCGAGAGTTTGACTCCACCTGCAGAAAGTGGATTTGTCAAACCCCATCCTCATGTGCCAGTGGTGGAGCCAAACAAGCAGATCATCAATTCACAGTCAGGACTGA AGAAATCTGATCAGAACGCGGAACCGCTGAAGCAagttcaaaagaaaaaagccaGGAGAGAAACATGA
- the mtdha gene encoding metadherin a isoform X3: protein MASSWGRVVSEQTELIGSRLRQLVSTGLHLLRDELGIDLGLKPEVYPAWVFLCTALIGLLLLLVVFAACGGARRRKHRAARSKSTTDIAKAAPVKAPKPEEPKKKNKKKAAEKKNQSNGGKAPEPREQVNKSVKEIPKQAAPPSKAAPPPKAAASPKAAASPKAAASPKAATPSPKAAAAAAPPPKRAAAAPPPKLAAAAPPPKAAAAAPPPKAAAAAPPPKAAAAAPPPKAAAAPPPPQPQQQGLVDAKAEKAKKSKKKPKPEVKPTQAVSSADGKEPDEGAWETKISNREKRQQRKKEKGPNDESGSPGGGQQTENPAVKAPVNTKKNKESMSLKAVKGDASVTPVQSTWNNVSSVNSGGWTDMSVKLPPQGSVSDREKSSAGVKTSGPMTSETLAWTQESAGSWASTDGRINPEVNRMNRPMPRLNPSAASAPVTQAAAGLGNGHTKSDEWSGFSKRFNGLGATDPSSDWNAPTELWGNYDEPKPETPAAQETTISQLQESDDDKEKGDPSGSGKSKRKKKKKKKPEDENAGSHVTSESLTPPAESGFVKPHPHVPVVEPNKQIINSQSGLKKSDQNAEPLKQVQKKKARRET from the exons ATGGCATCGAGCTGGGGACGTGTAGTGTCGGAACAAACCGAATTAATAGGGAGTCGTCTCCGTCAGCTCGTGTCTACTGGACTGCACTTACTCCGTGATGAGTTGGGGATAGATTTGGGCTTGAAGCCCGAGGTTTACCCGGCCTGGGTGTTCCTCTGTACGGCGCTGATCggcctgctgctcctgctggtGGTGTTCGCGGCCTGCGGTGGAGCTCGGCGCAGAAAGCACAGAGCTGCTAGAAGTAAAAGCACCACCGACATCGCAAAGGCCGCTCCGGTGAAGGCGCCCAAACCCGAAGAgccaaagaagaaaaacaaaaagaaagctgCAGAAAAG AAGAACCAATCAAACGGTGGTAAGGCTCCTGAACCTCGAGAACAAGTCAACAAATCAGTAAAGGAGATCCCTAAACAGGCAGCGCCACCTTCGAAAGCAGCGCCACCTCCGAAAGCAGCAGCATCTCCGAAAGCAGCAGCATCTCCGAAAGCAGCAGCATCTCCCAAAGCAGCAACACCATCTCcgaaagcagcagcagcagcagcacctcCTCCGAAacgagcagcagcagcacctcCTCCGAAACTAGCGGCAGCAGCACCTCCTCCGAAAGCAGCGGCAGCAGCACCTCCTCCGAAAGCAGCGGCAGCAGCACCTCCTCcgaaagcagcagcagcagcgccTCCTCcgaaagcagcagcagcaccaccaccacctcaaCCCCAGCAACAAGGACTTGTTGATGCTAAAGCTGAGAAA GCCaagaaaagtaagaaaaaacCAAAACCAGAGGTGAAACCAACCCAAGCTGTTTCCTCCGCAGACGGAAAGGAACCCGATGAAG GTGCTTGGGAGACTAAGATCAGCAACCGAGAGAAGCGACAGCAGCGCAAGAAGGAGAAGGGCCCTAACGATGAGTCAGGAAGCCCTGGAGGTGGCCAGCAAACAGAGAACCCTGCAGTTAAAGCTCCAGTGAACACCAAGAAGAATAAAG AATCTATGAGTTTAAAGGCTGTAAAAGGTGATGCCAGTGTGACACCAG TGCAATCCACCTGGAATAATGTGAGCTCTGTGAACAGTGGAGGATGGACTGATATGTCTGTGAAGCTTCCACCCCAGGGGAGCGTTTCAGACCGTGAGAAATCGTCAGCTGGCGTTAAGACATCTGGACCCATGACTTCAGAGACTTTGGCTTGGACTCAAGAATCTGCGG GGTCATGGGCGAGCACGGATGGACGAATTAATCCTGAAGTGAACCGAATGAACCGCCCCATGCCCAGATTAAACCCATCAG CAGCTAGTGCTCCGGTGACTCAGGCTGCTGCTGGGTTGGGGAACGGTCACACTAAATCTGATGAGTGGTCTGGATTCAGTAAGAGATTCA ATGGCCTTGGAGCAACAGATCCCAGTTCAGACTGGAATGCTCCCACTGAGCTGTGGGGGAACTACGATGAACCTAAACCAGAGACTCCTGCTGCCCAAGAGACAACCATTTCCCAG tTGCAGGAATCTGATGATGACAAGGAAAAAGGAGATCCTTCTGGAAGTGGCAAGtccaagagaaagaagaagaagaagaagaagccagAAGATGAAAATGCTGGCTCACAT GTGACCAGCGAGAGTTTGACTCCACCTGCAGAAAGTGGATTTGTCAAACCCCATCCTCATGTGCCAGTGGTGGAGCCAAACAAGCAGATCATCAATTCACAGTCAGGACTGA AGAAATCTGATCAGAACGCGGAACCGCTGAAGCAagttcaaaagaaaaaagccaGGAGAGAAACATGA